One window of Medicago truncatula cultivar Jemalong A17 chromosome 2, MtrunA17r5.0-ANR, whole genome shotgun sequence genomic DNA carries:
- the LOC25487208 gene encoding protein trichome birefringence-like 42, translating into MSLTFHQLCLLLLASAFLWTLSLSLQQPCDYSQGNWVNDDDSTTFSYPLYDASKDCPFIGQGFDCLGNGRTDKDYIKYRWKPSRCNLPRFDGGKFLERYKGKKILFVGDSISNNMWQSLTCLLHIAIPNANYTLTKQTNQLTVFSIPEYEASIMWLKNGFLVDLVHDKEKGRILRLDTISSGNQWKGFDVLIFNTYHWWTHTGKSQTWDYFQVGNELIKEMDHLEAFKIGLSTWAKWVDSNIEPSKTRVLFQGIAASHVDGKGCLRKTKPDQGPMPPYPGVDTVKTIISKMEKPVQLLDITLLTQLRRDGHPSIYTGRGESYVDCSHWCLAGVPDTWNEMLYAALLED; encoded by the exons atgtcactcACATTCCACCAACTATGTCTTCTGCTACTAGCTTCAGCATTTCTATGGACACTATCACTTTCTCTACAACAACCATGTGATTATTCTCAAGGAAACTGggtcaatgatgatgattccacTACCTTCTCTTACCCTCTCTATGATGCTTCAAAAGACTGTCCTTTCATTGGTCAAGGTTTTGATTGTCTTGGAAATGGTAGAACTGATAAAGATTATATCAAGTATAGATGGAAGCCCTCGAGATGTAATCTTCCAAG GTTTGATGGTGGGAAGTTTTTGGAAAGATACAAAGGAAAGAAGATATTGTTTGTGGGAGACTCcataagcaacaacatgtgGCAATCACTCACTTGTTTGCTTCACATTGCAATCCCAAATGCAAATTATACcttaacaaaacaaacaaaccaacTCACTGTGTTCTCAATTCCG GAATATGAAGCTTCAATCATGTGGTTGAAAAATGGGTTTCTAGTGGATTTGGTTCATgataaagaaaaaggaagaatatTGAGGTTGGACACAATTAGCTCAGGGAATCAATGGAAAGGTTTTGATGTGTTGATTTTCAATACATATCATTGGTGGACTCATACTGGAAAATCTCAAAC ATGGGATTATTTTCAAGTTGGGAATGAATTAATCAAGGAGATGGATCATTTAGAAGCTTTTAAGATTGGATTAAGCACTTGGGCCAAATGGGTTGATTCCAACATTGAACCCTCAAAGACTAGAGTCTTGTTTCAGGGAATTGCTGCTTCTCATGTTGA TGGAAAAGGGTGCTTGAGAAAAACTAAACCAGATCAAGGACCAATGCCACCTTATCCTGGTGTAGACACTGTAAagactattataagtaaaatggAGAAGCCAGTACAATTGCTTGACATCACTTTGCTAACACAGTTAAGGAGGGATGGTCACCCGTCTATCTACACCGGCCGCGGAGAAAGTTATGTCGACTGTAGTCACTGGTGTCTTGCTGGTGTTCCTGATACTTGGAATGAAATGTTGTATGCTGCTCTTCTTGAAGATTAG
- the LOC25487209 gene encoding protein trichome birefringence-like 41 produces MGYIHYILSYFFLILMVVVSVKAKGYGGSSQQCDMFTGKWVVDESYPLYKPTSTCPFIEREFRCEANGRPDLIYTHYRWQPLSCNLLRFDGQDFLERMRGKSIMFVGDSLSRNQWQSLTCLLHSAVPNSSYTVARVGDVSIFTFTEYEVKVMLDRNVYLVDVVREDIGRVLKLDSIQGSKLWKGIDMLIFNTWHWWYRRGPTQPWDYIQVGNQVLKDMDRMKAFERALTTWARWVDANIDPAKVKVFFQGISPSHYNGTLWNEPSAKSCIREKTPLTGSTYPGGLPPAVGVLKGVLSTIKKPVTLLDITTLSLLRKDGHPSIYGLFGSKGMDCSHWCLSGVPDTWNQILYNLI; encoded by the exons ATGGGTTATATTCACTATATTCTCTCATATTTTTTCCTTATTCTTATGGTGGTGGTGAGTGTGAAAGCAAAGGGTTATGGAGGTTCTTCTCAACAGTGTGATATGTTTACAGGAAAATGGGTGGTGGATGAATCATATCCGTTGTATAAACCAACATCCACGTGTCCATTTATAGAAAGAGAGTTCCGGTGTGAAGCAAATGGTAGACCTGATCTGATTTATACCCATTATAGATGGCAACCACTGTCCTGCAATTTACTCAG GTTCGACGGACAAGATTTTCTGGAAAGAATGAGGGGGAAGAGCATCATGTTTGTGGGAGATTCATTGAGCAGAAATCAATGGCAGTCTTTGACTTGCTTGCTTCATTCTGCAGTGCCTAATTCCAGTTACACTGTGGCTAGAGTTGGAGATGTTTCTATATTTACATTTACg GAGTATGAGGTCAAAGTGATGCTTGATAGGAACGTGTATTTAGTGGATGTTGTCCGAGAGGATATAGGCAGAGTCTTGAAGCTTGATTCCATACAAGGAAGCAAGTTGTGGAAAGGAATTGATATGCTTATCTTTAACACATGGCATTGGTGGTACCGTAGAGGACCCACTCAACC ATGGGATTATATACAAGTGGGAAATCAAGTTCTGAAAGACATGGATAGGATGAAAGCTTTTGAAAGAGCACTCACTACATGGGCAAGATGGGTAGATGCCAACATCGACCCTGCAAAAGTAAAGGTCTTCTTTCAAGGGATTTCACCATCTCATTACAA TGGCACCTTATGGAATGAACCAAGTGCAAAGAGCTGTATCCGAGAGAAGACACCGTTGACCGGATCGACATATCCAGGTGGATTGCCGCCGGCTGTGGGTGTATTGAAGGGTGTACTAAGCACAATTAAGAAACCAGTCACATTGCTTGACATCACAACCCTATCACTCCTAAGAAAAGATGGCCATCCTTCAATTTATGGACTTTTTGGTTCAAAGGGAATGGATTGTAGCCATTGGTGTCTTTCTGGTGTTCCAGATACTTGGAACCAAATACTCTACAACCTTATTTaa
- the LOC112419289 gene encoding uncharacterized protein: MGIPEHRKWMYKRLLPNRAGMKTEFVSGVNNFIEQAIRQPEFTDNGGKLRCPCSKHRNIDFLTPGEVTLDLYKHGFQPSYWCWDSHGESSLSSSSRNANNVNRESTCNQPSSFESQRNTYEAMIVDAIRPENLDQFEPQPEEPPNREAKLFYDLLQSAQRPLWEGCDTHSELSMAVELLTIKSKGNMSQKSFDKLLKTMKKGMPKDNCLVPNFYYAKKLVSKLGMESKVIDCCINGCMLYYKDYEMAKECRFCHAPRYRVGKGGKELALKSMHYLPITPRLKRLYASANSARHMRWHYEHQQVEGVLEHPSDAEAWKHFDQKYPEFASESRNVRLGLCSDGFTPFG; encoded by the coding sequence ATGGGAATTCCAGAACATCGAAAATGGATGTATAAAAGACTTCTTCCCAATCGGGCAGGAATGAAAACTGAATTTGTTAGTGGTGTTAATAATTTTATAGAACAAGCAATTAGGCAACCTGAGTTTACAGATAATGGGGGTAAGCTTAGGTGTCCTTGTAGTAAACATAGAAACATAGATTTCTTAACTCCAGGTGAGGTTACCCTTGATTTGTATAAGCATGGTTTCCAGCCAAGCTATTGGTGTTGGGATTCTCACGGGGAAAGTTCTTTAAGCTCAAGTAGTAGAAATGCAAATAATGTGAACAGAGAAAGCACTTGCAACCAACCGTCAAGTTTTGAGTCACAAAGAAATACCTATGAGGCTATGATTGTTGATGCTATTAGGCCAGAAAATTTGGACCAATTTGAGCCACAGCCGGAGGAACCTCCAAACAGGGAAGCCAAACTCTTTTATGATTTGTTACAATCTGCGCAGCGACCATTGTGGGAGGGTTGTGATACCCACTCGGAATTATCAATGGCGGTTGAACTATTGACTATTAAATCTAAGGGGAATATGTCTCAAAAAAGTTTTGATAAGCTACTAAAAACTATGAAGAAGGGTATGCCTAAGGATAATTGTCTCGTCCCTAATTTCTACTATGCAAAGAAGTTGGTATCAAAGCTTGGAATGGAAAGTAAAGTAATAGATTGTTGCATCAACGGTTGTATGTTGTACTACAAAGACTACGAAATGGCAAAAGAATGTCGGTTCTGCCATGCTCCAAGGTATAGGGTAGGTAAAGGGGGTAAAGAGTTAGCTTTAAAGAGTATGCATTATCTACCGATCACACCAAGGTTAAAGAGACTATACGCGTCAGCAAATTCTGCACGCCATATGAGATGGCATTATGAGCACCAACAAGTTGAGGGTGTCCTTGAACATCCTTCTGATGCAGAAGCATGGAAGCATTTTGATCAAAAGTATCCAGAATTTGCTTCTGAATCACGCAACGTAAGACTTGGATTATGTTCTGATGGATTTACTCCTTTTGGTTAA
- the LOC25487205 gene encoding geraniol 8-hydroxylase, with product MYFAITMLLLLLTYISINFISLIGRTKKQNYNLPPGPSPLAIMLNVFELGKKPQQSLAKFSKIYGPIMHMKLGQITTIIISSAEVAQEVLQTHDLLLSNRTVPQAVTVFNHDHFSLPFMPVCDLWRDLRKICKNHLFSSKTLDASHALRCKKLQELLCDIHRISLIGEAVDVGKAVFKTSLNFLSNTFFSMDFVNSAGETDEYKGIIENLVRAIGTPNLVDFFPILKMVDPQGIRGVSAAYVEKLFHILDSYISKRLKLREGKDYVTNNDMLDNLLNISQENGQKMDNTKIKHLFLDLFVAGTDTTSYTIEKAMAELIHNPNAMSKLKEELQQIIGIGNPIDESDITRLPYLQAVVKETLRLHPSAPLLLPRKAKIDVKIKGYIIPQGAQILINEWAMGRNPNIWDNPTLFSPERFLGSEINFKGQHYQFIPFGSGRRICPGMPLAIRMLHTMLGSLINSFDWKLENGDRDIDQPLQAIPIRVNKV from the exons ATGTATTTTGCAATCACAATGCTCCTCCTCCTATTAACATACATATCTATAAACTTTATTTCCCTCATTGGTagaaccaaaaaacaaaattacaatctTCCACCAGGACCTTCACCTCTTGCAATTATGCTAAACGTTTTTGAATTAGGAAAAAAACCACAACAATCATTAgccaaattctcaaaaatatATGGTCCAATAATGCATATGAAGCTAGGGCAAATAACTACCATTATAATTTCTTCAGCAGAAGTAGCACAAGAAGTTCTACAAACACATGATCTCTTACTCTCAAACAGAACAGTCCCTCAAGCTGTTACAGTTTTCAATCATGATCATTTTAGCTTACCCTTTATGCCGGTTTGCGATCTTTGGAGAGACCTAAGAAAAATATGCAAAAACCATTTGTTTTCTAGCAAAACTCTTGATGCTAGCCATGCACTTAGGTGTAAGAAGCTTCAAGAGCTTTTATGTGATATTCATAGAATTAGCTTAATTGGTGAAGCTGTTGATGTTGGAAAAGCTGTTTTTAAAACTTCATTGAATTTTTTGtcaaacacatttttttctATGGACTTTGTTAACTCTGCAGGAGAAACTGATGAATAtaaaggtataattgaaaaTCTTGTGAGAGCAATAGGAACTCCAAACTTGGTTGATTTTTTCCCTATTTTAAAGATGGTTGATCCACAAGGTATAAGAGGAGTTTCAGCAGCTTATGTTGAAAAATTGTTCCATATCCTTGATTCTTATATTAGCAAGAGATTGAAGTTAAGAGAAGGGAAAGATTATGTCACAAATAATGACATGTTAGACAATTTGCTCAACATCTCTCAAGAGAATGGCCAAAAGATGGACAACACAAAGATTAAACATTTGTTTCTT GATTTATTTGTTGCGGGGACTGATACAACTTCCTACACAATAGAAAAGGCAATGGCTGAACTAATCCACAACCCTAATGCAATGTCAAAACTCAAAGAAGAGCTTCAACAAATAATTGGTATAGGAAATCCAATTGATGAATCAGACATTACTAGACTCCCATATTTGCAAGCAGTAGTAAAAGAAACGTTACGTTTGCATCCATCAGCTCCACTTTTGCTACCAAGAAAAGCCAAAATAGATGTAAAAATTAAAGGATACATAATCCCACAAGGTGCACAAATTCTAATTAATGAATGGGCTATGGGAAGAAACCCTAATATTTGGGATAATCCAACTTTGTTTTCACCAGAAAGGTTTTTGGGGTCAGAAATTAATTTCAAGGGCCAACATTATCAATTCATACCATTTGGTAGTGGGAGAAGAATATGTCCTGGAATGCCACTTGCTATTAGAATGTTGCATACAATGTTAGGATCATTGATTAATTCCTTTGATTGGAAACTGGAAAATGGAGATAGAGATATTGATCAACCCTTGCAAGCAATTCCAATTAGAGTAAATAAGGTGTAA